One genomic window of Nicotiana sylvestris chromosome 10, ASM39365v2, whole genome shotgun sequence includes the following:
- the LOC138879522 gene encoding uncharacterized protein, whose amino-acid sequence MGVLAHLAVQRQTLGREIQKLANDEIRLDETEEGGNEGVLKLNDRLCVPDVDGLRKDIMEEAHSSSFNHILQRPSVHGTFRQAFQKRLGTKVNLSIAFHPQTDGQAERTIQALRDMLRACVIDFGGNWDDHLPLIEFAYNNNYQTSIGMAPYEALYGRRCRSPVGWFEPAEVPLIGP is encoded by the exons atGGGTGTCTTGGCCCATCTTGCAGTGCAAAGGCAAACTTTGGgtcgagaaattcaaaaactGGCAAATGATGAAATTAGACTGGATGAGACCGAAGAAGGAG GAAATGaaggagttttgaagttgaatgatcggTTATGTGTGCCTGATGTAGATGGTCTTAGGAAGGATATAATGGAAGAAGCTCACAGTTCGAG tttcaatcatatcttacagaggccctcagttcacggcACATTTAGGCAGGCATTTCAGAAAAGATTAGGTACCAAGGTCAATTTGAGCATCGCTTTCCATCCACAGACCGATGGTCAGGCAGAAAGGACCATTCAGGCTCTCAGAGATATGTTGCGAGCATGTGTTATAGATTTCGGAGGTAACTGGGATGATCACTtaccacttatagaatttgcttacaataacaactatcaGACCAGTATtggtatggctccttatgaagcaTTGTATGGGCGAAGATGtaggtctccagtgggttggtttgaaccagcaGAGGTGCCATTGATTGGTCCATAG